The region CGGTGTCACTGGTAATCTGGGCTTCGCGCTTACCGTAGGCTATAACGCAGAGCTCTATGCAGAAGGCGATCTCTTCCATGTCGACTTTGGCGCCTTCGGCCGTGGCGGTGTGAACCTGGGCCTGGTCTCAGCCGGTATCCAGGCGATTTTGACCTTAATCGACAACACTTTTGCCATGGAGTCCAATGCAGGCTTTGCTCTGGTCTCAAATGGTAACAAAGCACCGCACATTTATTACGGTATTGAACTGAAAAACGACCTGGATGTGATCTCAGGTAAATTTGGTTTATACGCCGAAACCATTGGGGTCAAGTGGTGTAAGAAATGGGGGATCCCTTACCCTTGTGGTAAGAAAACACACCGTTACGACCTGTGGCTGTATCAGACACCCAGTGTCTTCAACAAGTCCTGGACTTTGTACTCCAAAGAGGACGAAATCGAACTATGATCAATCTGTGTCGATTGACTCTGCTTGCAGCGCCCTGGGCGGCGCTGACAGGCTTTCAGGTGATGGCTGGCACTCAGTGCCAGCCGCAATACACGTTTGATATCAAGACCCAAACTTCCTTCGACTACATAAAACTGCAAAGTGCGCCACAAACTTCTGAGGTACATTTACAGGGACTCCTATCTCTGAAGCCAGCAAAAAAAGACAAAGAAGAAAACTGGTGGGCCATTAAGGCGGATCAAGTCGCCGCTGCCGTGGGGCAAGAGCGCATGCCATTGCCCAGCTATGAGCATGCATTTGCTTTTAAAGTGGCGGAAAATGGCCTCATCAGTGATTTTTACTTTGCGACCAAACTGGATCAACAAACCCAGGATAAACTTAAAGGGCTGGCTTATTATCTGCAATATCAAAACGATATAAGTCAGGTAAGCAAAGAGCCTGACACTTTGGGGCACTACCAACCAGCATATCAACATGCCGGTGAGCAGTTAAAAATGGTCAAACAACACTACAGCGACTTCGACCCTACTCAACTTGCAACCTTTAATCGCATTGAGGTGCTCGACTCTGTACACCTGATTACGCCCTCAACTTGCTTTATTAAACACAGAGAAGGTCAGGAAGCCCTGGCTCTGACAGGCACAGACTTGCGCTTTGGTTCACAACAAAGCTATACGCTGACACTAGCCCCTCAGCCTTTCAAGAGCAAATTGTACGAACTAGATAACAATCTGAGCGCGTGGCAGACAACTGAGGCAGAACTCAGTGAAGCTGAGAAAGCGCGACTGGCGGCTGAGCTAAAGCAATTCATAACCACACAAGATATTACCAAGATAGACGCCCACACCCTGTCTATTTTGCTGCAAAAATACGATGCTGTGATTGGTGCACTGACACCGCTCATACTCTCGGGCGAATTAAACGATAAAGCACAGATGCGCCTGTTCAACGCACTGGGGCAACTCGACTCAGGTGCCAGCCAGCAACTACTTAGCCAATTATTACTGGCTGAAAAGCAGCCCCTAACTCAGTTTCGTGCGCTGCGTGCACTGACTCAGGGCAGCGCACCGTTGTCGCAGCAAGCGACCAACATGTTGCTGGAGATGCTGGCCAATGGTTTTAGTACACTAGACCCGGAGGTCGAGTCCAGTTTCTACATGACGCTGGGGATCTTGCTCAACAACCGTAGCGCATCTGATACCGCGACACAGTTGAGTCAAGCGATTACAGAGCAAATTACACTCGGTGAAAGTGAAGTTAAAACCGCTGGACTGCTAACTGCACTGGGGAACAGCCGCGACCCACAGCACGAGGCAACGCTTACTTCCCATTTATCCGATACCAGTGCCCGTATTGAGAAAGCATCTATCCGCGCATTGGGTATGATGCAAACCGACACGGCCTACCAGCATCTGGAGCAACACTTTTTTAAATCGCCAGAGCGCAATAAAAAAGCCCTGCTCAGTGCATTAGGGAATTATCAGATGAGTGCCAGGACCAGCGATACCGTGCTGAATATGGCAGTGAATGACCAGGACGATGCTATCCGACTGGCCGCGATCAAGGCCTTAGCCACCCAGCAGCAAAAAGACGGGATTAAGCCCATACTACGCCAGGCATTACAAAGTGAAACCTCCCGGCGAAACTTTAAGGCCATCATAAAACTGCTACACAGCAAAGAAGAAAAGGCGCAATAGCGCCTTTTCTTCTATTGTGGAAAATAGCTCGCTTGTGACTAAACCAGACTACGACTTCTTGTGCTCCACAGAGTAAAGCTCGCAAACGGGGTCCGTAGAACCGCTCCATTGCTTATCATCATAGCCTCCTAAAATCACTGGTGTTCTGGCATGATACGCCGCAAGCAGCATGCTATAAAGAGATTCAAACCCTACGCTGTCTCTGTTGACAAAATACCCAGACGAGCAATTTGCTCCATTCTTCTTGAGAGAGATGAATACGTCGCCTTTGCCAAATTGTGCATAGGATATTAAGCGGGTGACTTCACTTTCAGAGGTAAATTCAACCTTAGAAAAACTATACGGGAAAACGTAAACAACGCTGCAACTGCAAGCTTTGAAAGAACATTTAAATGACTCATTGAAAACACCTTTTAATATAGCCACATCTTATAAATAAATAGAGGTTTGTTAATGAACGCAGAGCCTGACTAAATTGCTCCTATTCGGGCAGTCACGCTACACAGCAAACGCGCCATATTAACACAAAGAGTTTGACTATTTTTTCCCATTACAGAAAAACGGTCCGCTCGCAAAGAAAACTTCCACAAATACAGGCTTGGACACTCAGTTTAGACCTTCAACCCAACAAGTTACTTATGTATACTAAGGTTATCAACTGAAAGTAGCATGGCATATTTTAACAAAGTAGCCTGTTTAATACTTAACCCAACTTCAGGAATTAGTATTGTGAGCGACACTAAAACCCAGGCCCGCAGGGTCTTTGAACAAAACGAGCGCTGCCCGATCCGTAATGTCGTAGCACAGATAGGTGACAAATGGTCGATTTTGATTCTGTTTGCACTGGTCGATGGCCCAGACCGTTTTAACGCTTTAAAATCAAGGATTCAGGGAATTTCGCAGCGCATGCTGACGCAAACCTTACGTGATATGGAGCGCGATGGCTATGTCAAACGCACTGTTTATGCTGAGGTCCCCGTTAAGGTCGAATATGAACTCACAGAGCTGGGGCGAGGACTCGCTAAATCGGCCTGGCAACTGGTGTCCTGGGCCGATGATCATTTTGATGAAATAGCCTCGGCCCGTACTCGGTATGACGAGGCCAATAAGCAGTAATTGTTATAATTGTCGCTGCCTGACTGCTGTAACCTGCTCAAAGCCAATACCCCAATTGTCAGTAGGGATTTCGTCTATAACCACAAACGTAGTCTGTGGACTTTTACCTAAGACTTCTACCATCAGCTGGGTAGCACCTTTGATCAGTGACTGCTTCTGCGCGTTTGTCACACCCTCATCGGTGACTTGAATATGAATATAAGGCATAGTTACTCCTGATCTGTGTGTGGTAAATTTGCATACATTTTGTTGACTATCCGCCACTGCCCCTGCTCTTTAAGCAGGCCCAGAAAGTCGACATAATTATGTTCAAACAGAGGGCATAACACCTTGACCATGGCCTGCTGCCCAAGCCAGTCTATCGCCAGTATCTGATAGGCAAATTCATCGCCGTTTTCTGCCGGTGAAGTACGGTCGCTGACCAGTTGCAGCCATTCATCCCGGGTGCGCCTCAAACCCGGCGCTTTGAGCCAGCAGTCGGGTGGAACAAGTTCCGTAATGTCTCACTATCGCCCTCATGCAGCCCTGTAAAGTAACATTGCACCATGGCCCGGATCTCGCTCAGCTCCCTTTTCATTTCGACGTGATCCATTATGCCCCCTGCGCCTGTTCAGCCTGTAAGGCCGCAACAAAACCAGGCATGCAAGTTACCGCTTCAATCATGCTTGCAGTGCGAGGGGTATTGTAATCTCGACAGGAAAGGCGCCTCCCCAGCGCGAGTAAACAGCCAGCAAAATATCAGCGACACAAGCATGCTGTCCCCCCAGGAATGGCTGAGATTGCAACTGAGATTCAACCTGCCCCCATAACTGATTGATCGCCTTTGTGGCCACCTCAAACAGCTGCTGACGCACTGAGCCATCCTCAGCAGCCTGTGCAACAAAAAACAATTTGGAATAGGCAGGATGCATGGTGGCATTAGCAAACATTAATTGCTCAACTGCACGGCGACGGGCAGGCCCCTGCTCTGCAGGAAATAATCGGCTCGGGTGCTTGTTAGTGAGGTGCAGCATAATCGCAGCCCCTTCAACCAGCTTTTCATCTCCATCTATCAGTACCGGTACCTGTAGTGCTGAGTTCACGGCGGAAAAATCACTCAGGCTATCGGCACGGATAAGCGTCACATCCTGCCTAAGCTCACGTAGTACTGTATTTACGGCGAGTGAGCAGGCTTCCTGAATATAGTATAGGGTGTACATAGTCATAGTCCTTCTGTTGTGTTTTGCAGGCGAATTCAGCGTTCTTCACCTATGAATATTTTCAACCCTGTTAGTCTATGACTTGCGCATTGTTTGATATATAACTACAAAAGAAACCAAGTGTTCACACACAAGAAACAGTATATCCTTGAACCGATATGCTCCACTGCTGATAGGGGTTATTTAAATGAACAAGTTACGTGCCATTGAGCTCTTTGTGAAACTGGCGGAGGTTGGCAGCTTTACCCGGGTTGCAGAGCAGTTCAACACATCAAAATCGATGATCAGCAAAGAGATTAGCCGCCTTGAGGATCAACTTGGTGCACGCTTGCTACATCGAACCACCCGCCACCTCCAGCTGACCCAAGTCGGAGAAGGATATTTGCAACGTGCCAGAGACATTCTCAGTAAACTGGAAGAAGCGGACTCCTTTGTTCTGTCAACGCAACAGGCGCCCAAAGGCAAGTTAAAAGTGAATTTACCTATGGTGCTGGGGATCACAGATTTGGGGAAAGTGTTTGCGGACTTTATGCAGGCTTACCCGAATATAGAACTCGACATTCATCTTGGTGATGAAGATATAGACCTGGTTGAACAAGGTTTTGATCTTGGTCTGCGTGCCACCAGCCGCACCCTCGACAGCAATTATATCGGCCGTGAAATAACCCGTTTTGATTATCATATTTGCGCCAGCCCGGGATACCTGGCAACACACCCAGCCATTGAGCACCCTCGGGATTTAACTCTGCACAATTGCTTTGAATACCGCTACTTCAAAGGAAAAAATGTCTGGCCTCTGGATGAAGGAGTGAAGATTTCGGGCACATTAAAAGTGAACAACGTCCTTTTTATGCTGGAGTCCATTAAAGCAGGTCTGGGTATTGGAATCTTACCTGAATTTGCCTGCCGACATGCAATTGCAAGCAAAGAGGTAGTCAGTATTCTGCCAGACAGTAAGAAACCACAACTCACCCTGCTGGCACTCTATCCTGCCCGCCATCACGTTCCGGCCAGCGTGTTGCAATGTATTCAGTTTTTACAGCACTGGTTTACACGTCATTATCCGCATACTGACCAGACACACTGCTGACCTATGGGCCTGTTCAAAGCGCTATTTCAATCACCCGCAATTGCTGAGATTCGTCGCCCTGCGCCAGCACAGTGCCTTGTGGGTCTACAATCAGGCTATTGCCAATGAAACGAACGCCCGTATTACAGTCGTGATCCATACCCAAACGATTAGCGGCTACCACATAGACACCATAGTCTTTGGCCGCCTTTTTGATCACTTCCAGACTATCCTCCCCACAGAAGTTCGACGGATTAAGTATGATCTGCACGCCCTGCTGTTTAAGCGCCTGCAGACCATCTTCAAACCAAATGTCGTAACATAACAGAACGCCAATTTTGACCCCCTGAACTTCATACACGCAGAAGTCTTGACCAGGCACAAAGCGTAGCTGATCCGTTGACGCGAGGTGTACTTTGCGGTGGATACCTAGCACCCCTTCAGGACCTGTGAGCAATGTACTGTTATAGAGCTGCTCCTCATGGCACTCAGCGAGTCCGGCAACAATACAGGCCGATTTTTCCTGAGCCAGGGTTTGCAACAATAATGAAGATGCCCCCTTCTGTAAATCTTCAGCTAGTTCAACCACTTGCTGGCGGTCGAAGAATATACTTCCCGTCGTACATAACTCAGGTAGCAACAAGAGATCAAACTCATGAGGCGTCATCAGCGCATGTTTGATGGCGTCGCGGTTTTGCTCAGGCTCGGCAAACGCCACGTCGAATTGAAAAAAGCCCACTTTCATTACAGTTCCTTACTTGTCAAATCTGGTCAAACTGGCGAAACGTCAGATTAAAACGGGGGCCAGCCCCTTCAGATGCCCGTGGCACCGCATGCTGGTAGCGAGACTGAAAACCCTCACCCATGACAAACAAGGAGCCATTTTGCAGCTCAACCGAGTGTACCTCCTGATGGTCTTGTGTGTTGCGAATCAGAAAGGTACGCTCTGCACCTATACTCAAAGAAGGAATGACATTGGTCGAACCAAACGCTGGTAAATCACAGTGAAAATCCATCCACTCTTCTCCGTCAGGATAGTACAGGCATACACACACAGGAAAAACTAACCCAGTCTGCTCTGTCAGGCGCTGGTGGATCTGCTCAATTAATGCAAACCAGGGTTGTTGCCTGCCGTGAAAAAGGCCGAACTGGCCAGATTGGGCAAGTGCAGGCTCTAACAGATTAACTTTCCAGGGCCGAATAGCAGCCGTTGAGCCATCCCCCATGGTTATGGTTTCAGGTTGTGACAGGTCAAAGTGGTCTGTCAGCCACTGAAACAAAGCCTGGCTTTCTTCCTGAGTTAAAAAATTGGGGTCGTAGCTGTATTCGCAGTGTAATGGTAGCTTCATACTTGATTCCTTTACGCGCTTAGGTTTTGCACTTTCCCCTATCTTCTGACGGGTGTCAATAACAGGACATTACGTGTATTGTGATTGGCCTTTTCGCCAGACGCTAGGTAAAATGTCGGCCCTTGAAGTCAATGCCAGTTGCAGGTTATTTGTGTTAGTCAATTACGCTCCCCCACCGATCCTTATCTTGATATTCTTTATCAGGACGAACACATGCTGGTGTTAAATAAACCCAGTGGCTTACTGAGCGTACCGGGCAAAGACCCAAAGCACTGGGACAGTGTGATCAGCCGGGTTAACCTGGTATATCCCAACGCAAAGATAGTTCATCGTCTGGATATGGCGACATCCGGCGTGTTATGTCTGGCCATGCATAAAGCAGCACATCGCTTTTTGAGTATTCAATTTCAGGATCGCCTGACAGCCAAACGTTATATTGCACGGGTGCATGGCCTTGTAGAGCAAAAGCTGGGGTCTGTGGATCTGCCGCTGATCTGCGACTGGCCAAATCGTCCAAAGCAAATGGTCTGCCACGAGACCGGCAAACCTTCTTTAACCCATTTTGAAGTATTATCGCACGAAGCCATGGCAACTCGCGTCAAACTCACTCCGATCACCGGACGCTCTCATCAGCTACGCGTGCATATGCTGTCACTCGGCCATCCCATATTAGGAGATCGTCTTTACTCTCAAGGTGAAGCGTTGGCAGCAGCATCCCGGCTTCAGTTGCACGCAGAGATGCTGCAGATCACTCACCCTGAGTCTGAACAGATGATGACCTTTATTGCTCCGGTGCCGTTTTAAACAGATCCAACGCACTGGCTGTCATGGCACGCACACCGGTTTTAATAGTCAGCGGATAATCAGGTGCAAACTTGCTTGAATGCAGTGATGGCAGTGCTTCACCCGAAAACTGAGCCTGCCGATATGCCTCAGGCTCAACGCCCCCCAGCCAGAAAATCGTTGCCGGGATATTTTCCGCAGTGCGGCCATATAAGCCAAAGTCTTCACCGGCCATCACAGGCTCAGCCTTGACGACATGTTCGTCACCCAGCTCAGCACGAATGCTTTTCTCAACCCGCACAGCCAGCTCAGGTGTGTTATAGGTCGAAGGAATGCTCTCTTCTTCGTGAACATACACAATCGGGGCGAGTTCAGACGGCAAGCCCGCACTGTGTGCAATGCCCTTGGTCATACGCTCCAGTGCGGCAATTTGCTGCTCTCTGACAGCGGGATCGTATGAACGCAGTGTCAGCTGAAGTTTAACTTCGTTAGAAATGATATTGTGTTTTGAACCACCGTGGATTGAGCCCACTGTGATCACCGAAGGTTTTAACGGCGAAATTTCGCGACTGGTAATGGTTTGTGCAGCAAGAACAATGCGTGATGCCAGCACCACAGGGTCAACTGTGGTGTGAGGATATGCACCATGCCCTCCCTTGCCTCTCACTGTAATGTCAACTGAGTCCACATTCGCCAATGCATATCCCGGCGCAATGGCAACCTGACCTGCCGGTAACGATGCGCTGACATGTAACCCCAGAACATGATCGGGCTTAGCAAAGCGACTGAATAAGCCCTCTTTCAGCATGGCTTTCGCACCAGCCCCGACTTCTTCAGCAGGTTGAGCGACCATCATCAGGGTACCCTGCCACTGATCGCGGTTATTCGCCAACTGCTGAGCGGTACCAATAAAGCTGGTCATATGAATATCATGGCCACACCCATGCATGACACCGACTTCATTATTGTTGGCATCTTTAACCCGCACTTTTGACGCATAAGGTTTACCGGTTTGCTCAATAATAGGTAAGCCATCTGTATCGGCGCGGATCATCACCGTTGGCCCCTCACCATTGCGCAGCAATCCAACCACGCCATGCCCGCCAACCTGCTCGGTTACATCAAATCCAAGTTGTTGAAGCTCATACGCCAGTCGCTTAGCGGTCTGCTCCTCTTGGTAGGAAAGTTCAGGGTTCTGATGCAAATGTAAATAGAGCGCTTCCAGCTCAGGCATTGACCTGGAGACTTCGGTGTCCAATTGATAGGCCAGCGCGCAATGACTCGCAAGTGCCAGAGATAGTGCAGATAGTAGTGTTTTCATCGTTGTTATTCTTACCATTTTTTAGGATTGATATCTGTTTTCTTGATTAAATAGAATTGATGTACTCAGCTTGCGAAGAAATTTTTCTAATTGCAACCTCTTTGCGGTATCAGGCTTGCAATAAAGGGCTTTGCAGCGCCGATTATTCCTTTCTTTCTGCTTAACCTTTGCTAAGCTTAAAGTCTGAACAACCATCAAATTGCAGCCGTGAAAACGATTACTATCAATGACTTAAAACCTGGTATGTTTGTGGTCAGTGTCACCCGGCAGGCCGGTCACGTACGCGTTAAAAGCCAGGGCTGGGTGCGCACCGCAGGCGCTATCGGCTCTTTGCAAAAAGCGGGCGTGCTCGAAGTAGAAATCGATCCGGACAAAACCCTGCAAGCCAAGACCAAAGCTCAGTCTGAACCGCAAAATGAAACACATCAGGATAATGTCACTGTACATGACCCCTGGCACAGGAGTACCAGCGTTGAGGCCGAGCTGGATCATGCAAGCGCGTTATACGAAGAAGCCAAAGGGCTGCAGGAAAAAGCTTTTGCCGATGTCAAAGCTGGTAAAGCCATCGCGGTTGAGGAATTTAAACAAACAGCTTCAGGGTTTATTGACTCCATTTTTCGCAATCAGGATGCACTGGCCTGCATTGCCCGGATCCGTGAAAAAGACAGCTATTTACTGGAACACTCACTGAATGTTTCTATTCTGATGAGTATTTTTGCCAAACACCTTGGTCTCGAACGCGACATTATCGAGCAGCTCGCCACTGGTGCCTTGTTGCATGATATTGGCAAAATCAAAGTGCCAAACGAAATCCTAAACAAGCCAGGTAAGCTCACCGATAACGAATATCAGCAAATGATGGCCCACGCCAAGTACAGTTATGAGATTGTAGGCGAAAGCGGACTGGGCCAGATAGCCACCGAGATTGCGGGCTTTCACCATGAGCGTCTGGATGGCAGTGGCTACCCCTTTGGTAAACAAGGCG is a window of Pseudoalteromonas sp. R3 DNA encoding:
- a CDS encoding 2-hydroxymuconate tautomerase family protein; its protein translation is MPYIHIQVTDEGVTNAQKQSLIKGATQLMVEVLGKSPQTTFVVIDEIPTDNWGIGFEQVTAVRQRQL
- a CDS encoding glutathione S-transferase N-terminal domain-containing protein, which gives rise to MYTLYYIQEACSLAVNTVLRELRQDVTLIRADSLSDFSAVNSALQVPVLIDGDEKLVEGAAIMLHLTNKHPSRLFPAEQGPARRRAVEQLMFANATMHPAYSKLFFVAQAAEDGSVRQQLFEVATKAINQLWGQVESQLQSQPFLGGQHACVADILLAVYSRWGGAFPVEITIPLALQA
- a CDS encoding helix-turn-helix domain-containing protein produces the protein MSDTKTQARRVFEQNERCPIRNVVAQIGDKWSILILFALVDGPDRFNALKSRIQGISQRMLTQTLRDMERDGYVKRTVYAEVPVKVEYELTELGRGLAKSAWQLVSWADDHFDEIASARTRYDEANKQ
- a CDS encoding amidohydrolase — translated: MKTLLSALSLALASHCALAYQLDTEVSRSMPELEALYLHLHQNPELSYQEEQTAKRLAYELQQLGFDVTEQVGGHGVVGLLRNGEGPTVMIRADTDGLPIIEQTGKPYASKVRVKDANNNEVGVMHGCGHDIHMTSFIGTAQQLANNRDQWQGTLMMVAQPAEEVGAGAKAMLKEGLFSRFAKPDHVLGLHVSASLPAGQVAIAPGYALANVDSVDITVRGKGGHGAYPHTTVDPVVLASRIVLAAQTITSREISPLKPSVITVGSIHGGSKHNIISNEVKLQLTLRSYDPAVREQQIAALERMTKGIAHSAGLPSELAPIVYVHEEESIPSTYNTPELAVRVEKSIRAELGDEHVVKAEPVMAGEDFGLYGRTAENIPATIFWLGGVEPEAYRQAQFSGEALPSLHSSKFAPDYPLTIKTGVRAMTASALDLFKTAPEQ
- a CDS encoding LysR family transcriptional regulator — translated: MNKLRAIELFVKLAEVGSFTRVAEQFNTSKSMISKEISRLEDQLGARLLHRTTRHLQLTQVGEGYLQRARDILSKLEEADSFVLSTQQAPKGKLKVNLPMVLGITDLGKVFADFMQAYPNIELDIHLGDEDIDLVEQGFDLGLRATSRTLDSNYIGREITRFDYHICASPGYLATHPAIEHPRDLTLHNCFEYRYFKGKNVWPLDEGVKISGTLKVNNVLFMLESIKAGLGIGILPEFACRHAIASKEVVSILPDSKKPQLTLLALYPARHHVPASVLQCIQFLQHWFTRHYPHTDQTHC
- a CDS encoding alpha-ketoglutarate-dependent dioxygenase AlkB, translating into MKLPLHCEYSYDPNFLTQEESQALFQWLTDHFDLSQPETITMGDGSTAAIRPWKVNLLEPALAQSGQFGLFHGRQQPWFALIEQIHQRLTEQTGLVFPVCVCLYYPDGEEWMDFHCDLPAFGSTNVIPSLSIGAERTFLIRNTQDHQEVHSVELQNGSLFVMGEGFQSRYQHAVPRASEGAGPRFNLTFRQFDQI
- a CDS encoding nitrilase-related carbon-nitrogen hydrolase, which gives rise to MKVGFFQFDVAFAEPEQNRDAIKHALMTPHEFDLLLLPELCTTGSIFFDRQQVVELAEDLQKGASSLLLQTLAQEKSACIVAGLAECHEEQLYNSTLLTGPEGVLGIHRKVHLASTDQLRFVPGQDFCVYEVQGVKIGVLLCYDIWFEDGLQALKQQGVQIILNPSNFCGEDSLEVIKKAAKDYGVYVVAANRLGMDHDCNTGVRFIGNSLIVDPQGTVLAQGDESQQLRVIEIAL
- a CDS encoding HEAT repeat domain-containing protein; amino-acid sequence: MINLCRLTLLAAPWAALTGFQVMAGTQCQPQYTFDIKTQTSFDYIKLQSAPQTSEVHLQGLLSLKPAKKDKEENWWAIKADQVAAAVGQERMPLPSYEHAFAFKVAENGLISDFYFATKLDQQTQDKLKGLAYYLQYQNDISQVSKEPDTLGHYQPAYQHAGEQLKMVKQHYSDFDPTQLATFNRIEVLDSVHLITPSTCFIKHREGQEALALTGTDLRFGSQQSYTLTLAPQPFKSKLYELDNNLSAWQTTEAELSEAEKARLAAELKQFITTQDITKIDAHTLSILLQKYDAVIGALTPLILSGELNDKAQMRLFNALGQLDSGASQQLLSQLLLAEKQPLTQFRALRALTQGSAPLSQQATNMLLEMLANGFSTLDPEVESSFYMTLGILLNNRSASDTATQLSQAITEQITLGESEVKTAGLLTALGNSRDPQHEATLTSHLSDTSARIEKASIRALGMMQTDTAYQHLEQHFFKSPERNKKALLSALGNYQMSARTSDTVLNMAVNDQDDAIRLAAIKALATQQQKDGIKPILRQALQSETSRRNFKAIIKLLHSKEEKAQ
- a CDS encoding nuclear transport factor 2 family protein, giving the protein MRRTRDEWLQLVSDRTSPAENGDEFAYQILAIDWLGQQAMVKVLCPLFEHNYVDFLGLLKEQGQWRIVNKMYANLPHTDQE
- a CDS encoding nuclear transport factor 2 family protein → MDHVEMKRELSEIRAMVQCYFTGLHEGDSETLRNLFHPTAGSKRRV
- a CDS encoding HD-GYP domain-containing protein, which codes for MKTITINDLKPGMFVVSVTRQAGHVRVKSQGWVRTAGAIGSLQKAGVLEVEIDPDKTLQAKTKAQSEPQNETHQDNVTVHDPWHRSTSVEAELDHASALYEEAKGLQEKAFADVKAGKAIAVEEFKQTASGFIDSIFRNQDALACIARIREKDSYLLEHSLNVSILMSIFAKHLGLERDIIEQLATGALLHDIGKIKVPNEILNKPGKLTDNEYQQMMAHAKYSYEIVGESGLGQIATEIAGFHHERLDGSGYPFGKQGDDLSQYVRMAAIVDVYDALTAERVYKVGLTPIRAFRILKEGTPGHYDADLLAHFINCIGVYPVGTLVKLKSERIGIVASSNPHEPLKPVVKVFYHAKNMLYTEVKDIDLADKRVTDELEAAIKPEEFSIDLIRFFRHTMMP